In Pseudomonadota bacterium, the DNA window TGAGGAGCGTTGCTCCTCCTGGGGCCGGGGGGGATGCTGCTCGGCCCTGGCGGCCCCCGAGCAGGTCGTGACCATCGCCAGCAAGACCACCAAGGCAAGACGCTTCGCGTTTCTCAGCATGCGCTGCGCTCCTTCGTGCGTCGCCATCTCTCCGGCACCGGCCGGGCGTCGCGCAATCATCCTTCCCGTGCAGGGCAGCGCGTACACCGAAGTGGCGGAGGCAATCCCGATGAAGGTTCGACCGCAACTTCGGACGCAAAGCGAAGCGGGGCGCGCCATCTCTGGCACGCCCCGCTTCTGTGGATGCGCTGTCTGCCGCCGCGACTTACTTCGTGGCTTCTCCGCTGGAGGCCGCCGCGGGCGACTCGGACTTCTCGGGTGCAGCAGCGGGCTGCTCGCCCCCTTCGCCCGCAGGCTTCTCGGCTTCGGCCTTGGGTGCGGCTTCGGCCGCAGGCTTCTCGCCTTCGGCCTTGGGCGCGCCCTGAGCGCTCAGCGCGGGAATCTTTGCGCCAGCGTTGCGCTGCAGCGCGCGGATGTAGCGCACGACGTAGTACCGGTCCATCGGGTCGAGCTTGGTGCCGAAGGCCGGCATGGCGTGAGACTGGGGGCCTACGGTGAGCGTCCAGTAGAGGTCGCCGTCGGTGGAGCCCTTGCCGCTGCCCAGCCCCGGCGGGAGGAGGTCAGGGCGGTCAGCGATGCTGGCTGGCGGGATGGCCAGCTTCTCGCCCACCGGGCCGTCGCCCTTGCCCGCGATGCCGTGGCAGAACTGGCAGTTCTGCTCGTAGACAACCTTGCCACGGTTCTCAGACGCAATGGTGGCGGCGGTCGGGTTGGCGAACGCAATCACCTCCGCAGGGGTGGAGTGGCTCGGGTGAAGCAGCTGCTGGCGCTCGAGCTCGCTCGGCTCGAGAAGCTTACCGTAGGGTTCGGTGAGGGCCGCGATGTCTGGATCCTTGCGGGTGGGCATGCTGTACACACCGGGGTCGTAGCCAGCGTTCACGTTCTCCTGGTCCTTGATGGGCCAGGCGCGTTCCTTGTCGAGGGGCCAGCCCGGGACACCGTGGCCCGTCTGCGTGCGCATGCGCACCTGCGGTGCCTGTCCGATCTGCTGGAAGAGCTCGCCCACCGTGAGGTTGCCACATCCGGTGGTGAAGAGGCTCAGCAGGATCAGGAAGGCCAGGGCGACGCTCGAGAACGTGCGCACGGCGCGGGCGCCGCCCCGCTCGAGGATGGCGCGGGCCTTCTCGGCGTTGGGGCCGCCGACGACCACGGCCAGCTGGCCATTGCCCACGGCGAGGTCTTCCTCTTCCGGGATGGGGCGCATCCGGAACACGTTCGTCTCGATGAAGAAGAAGAACGTGGTCATGATGAGGCCTGTGATCTGGGCGCACTCATACGTGATGATGGCGTCGATGGGCACGGGCACGATGGCCTGTCCGCTCGTGCGAATCGGGTAGTCGGTCTGGCAGAACCAGACCAGCGAGAAGCCCGCGATGGCGCCGCACACCCAGAGGAAGCGCACGAAGTTGCGGATGCGCATGGGCCGATGGAAGTGCGGCGGCAAGGCCTCTTCAAATAGGGGC includes these proteins:
- a CDS encoding DUF3341 domain-containing protein, which produces MTVSAEFDDTDVALAAAKALTDEGVVAADDIEIRSAWPLFEEALPPHFHRPMRIRNFVRFLWVCGAIAGFSLVWFCQTDYPIRTSGQAIVPVPIDAIITYECAQITGLIMTTFFFFIETNVFRMRPIPEEEDLAVGNGQLAVVVGGPNAEKARAILERGGARAVRTFSSVALAFLILLSLFTTGCGNLTVGELFQQIGQAPQVRMRTQTGHGVPGWPLDKERAWPIKDQENVNAGYDPGVYSMPTRKDPDIAALTEPYGKLLEPSELERQQLLHPSHSTPAEVIAFANPTAATIASENRGKVVYEQNCQFCHGIAGKGDGPVGEKLAIPPASIADRPDLLPPGLGSGKGSTDGDLYWTLTVGPQSHAMPAFGTKLDPMDRYYVVRYIRALQRNAGAKIPALSAQGAPKAEGEKPAAEAAPKAEAEKPAGEGGEQPAAAPEKSESPAAASSGEATK